In the Gloeocapsa sp. PCC 73106 genome, one interval contains:
- a CDS encoding alpha/beta fold hydrolase translates to MHNHDIATRNNLKVFGQGKQPILFAHGFGCDQNMWRFVTQAFSDDYQIILFDYVGSGKSDLSAYNIEGSKSQLLEQMY, encoded by the coding sequence ATGCACAATCACGATATCGCGACCAGAAATAATCTCAAAGTTTTTGGTCAGGGTAAACAACCAATCCTATTTGCTCACGGTTTTGGCTGCGATCAAAATATGTGGCGATTTGTCACCCAGGCTTTTAGCGATGACTATCAGATTATTCTTTTTGATTACGTTGGTTCGGGAAAATCAGACCTAAGTGCATACAACATTGAGGGGAGCAAGTCACAATTGCTAGAACAAATGTACTAG
- the topA gene encoding type I DNA topoisomerase, which translates to MSKKLFLIEAPGKVKKLRQILGSEYIVKASGGHIRELAQDGEDNLGFDLGKDRITCRFVPRNPQAKKTIAELKELARNIDTVILATDEDREGEIIAWHLQQALNLRHTQRVTYREITAKAVHNALQHPRQLDSNLVNAALARSVLDKLVGFRGSPLVWKLGNGAKSIGRVQSAALHILCQREREIQNFKPQDYWVVSVTYAEGFKAYYLGENISTSTPETDTQTRDDAGEKESDKIEATKVLSEAEADRLVGIARQFPHRVSKIEGKTVSKTPPPPFTTSSLQQAAGSRLKWSPDYTMQVAQKLYEGGYITYMRTDSVYLDPEFSASVRQWLEAKDPQNVPAKVTSYRQSKTAQEAHEAIRPTDIFKSSSELKQEIAPEEFELYLLIWLRTVASQCKPAQIVKSLLITQSGTLFWQARGQVVTFPGYSKYWKDLSDDLLLPELSQGQGLNLTSASHEKKQTQPPPRYSEAKLVQVMERRGIGRPSTFAPTLKTLKERGYAELIKRQLQATTLGLEVDAFLQKTLPELLEAEFTAQMEDKLDAIALGKENWQRYILGWNEDYFAGAIEKALKVIETQPPSPKNYSGKESKTDCPCCGHKMIEVPSKSKKLHKDHFLKCPDCEAVMFYNKWRKTWELPTPKPESTSDSVNLTNHSCPVCGEKLAIKEYEKDGQKKRMLICSSPQARDKKHQQVAYFESRDVFWSKKYGELPNN; encoded by the coding sequence ATGTCTAAAAAACTATTTCTCATTGAAGCGCCCGGAAAAGTCAAAAAATTGCGGCAAATCCTCGGTTCAGAATACATCGTCAAAGCCAGTGGTGGACACATTCGCGAACTCGCCCAAGATGGCGAAGATAACCTCGGCTTCGATCTAGGCAAAGATCGCATCACCTGTCGCTTCGTTCCCAGAAACCCCCAAGCCAAAAAAACCATCGCCGAACTCAAAGAACTAGCCCGCAATATTGATACAGTTATTCTAGCCACCGATGAAGACAGAGAAGGGGAAATCATCGCTTGGCACCTCCAACAAGCACTCAACCTGCGCCATACCCAGCGCGTCACCTACCGAGAAATCACCGCCAAAGCCGTTCACAACGCCCTACAACATCCTCGTCAACTCGACTCCAACCTAGTTAACGCAGCCTTAGCCCGTTCTGTTTTAGATAAACTAGTGGGATTTAGGGGATCTCCCTTAGTTTGGAAACTGGGAAACGGCGCCAAATCCATTGGAAGAGTCCAATCAGCAGCTCTACATATCCTTTGTCAACGAGAAAGAGAAATCCAAAACTTTAAACCTCAAGATTACTGGGTAGTTTCCGTTACCTACGCCGAGGGATTTAAAGCTTACTATCTGGGTGAAAACATCTCAACTTCCACCCCAGAAACGGATACTCAAACAAGAGACGACGCAGGTGAGAAAGAAAGTGATAAGATTGAAGCCACCAAAGTTTTAAGCGAAGCCGAAGCCGATAGACTAGTAGGTATAGCGCGTCAGTTTCCCCATCGAGTTAGCAAAATCGAAGGCAAAACCGTCAGCAAAACCCCACCCCCACCCTTTACCACCTCCTCTCTACAACAAGCCGCAGGTAGTCGTCTTAAATGGAGTCCCGATTACACCATGCAGGTGGCACAAAAACTCTACGAGGGTGGATATATTACCTATATGAGAACCGATTCTGTTTATCTGGATCCGGAATTCTCTGCAAGTGTTAGACAGTGGTTAGAAGCCAAAGATCCTCAAAATGTACCTGCCAAAGTTACCAGTTACCGTCAATCTAAGACGGCACAAGAAGCCCACGAAGCGATTAGACCTACCGATATCTTTAAATCTTCCTCTGAGTTAAAACAGGAGATTGCACCGGAGGAATTTGAACTATATCTACTGATTTGGCTGAGAACCGTTGCTAGTCAGTGTAAACCTGCTCAAATAGTCAAATCTTTGCTGATAACTCAATCAGGAACCCTATTTTGGCAAGCCAGAGGTCAAGTCGTTACTTTCCCTGGATACTCTAAGTATTGGAAAGACTTGAGTGATGATTTACTCTTACCCGAACTATCCCAGGGACAAGGTTTAAACCTGACATCCGCTAGCCACGAAAAGAAACAAACTCAACCACCACCACGCTACAGCGAGGCTAAATTGGTACAAGTAATGGAACGTCGAGGTATTGGGAGACCTTCGACTTTTGCACCTACGCTAAAAACCCTCAAAGAAAGGGGTTACGCTGAATTAATCAAGCGACAACTGCAAGCAACAACACTAGGGTTGGAGGTGGATGCTTTTCTGCAAAAAACCCTACCAGAGTTGTTAGAAGCTGAGTTTACCGCTCAAATGGAGGATAAGTTAGATGCGATCGCTCTAGGAAAGGAAAATTGGCAACGATATATATTGGGTTGGAATGAAGACTACTTTGCAGGTGCAATAGAAAAAGCCCTGAAAGTTATTGAAACTCAGCCCCCCTCTCCTAAAAACTATTCCGGGAAAGAATCAAAAACCGACTGTCCCTGTTGTGGTCACAAAATGATTGAAGTTCCCTCCAAGTCCAAAAAACTGCATAAAGATCATTTCCTTAAATGTCCCGATTGTGAAGCGGTTATGTTCTACAATAAATGGCGTAAAACTTGGGAACTCCCCACCCCAAAGCCAGAAAGTACGTCTGATTCTGTAAACTTAACTAATCATTCTTGTCCCGTCTGTGGAGAGAAGTTAGCGATTAAAGAATATGAGAAGGATGGACAGAAAAAACGTATGCTCATCTGTTCTTCTCCCCAAGCAAGAGATAAAAAACATCAACAAGTAGCTTATTTTGAGTCGAGAGATGTTTTCTGGTCTAAAAAATACGGAGAGCTTCCTAATAATTGA